The proteins below are encoded in one region of Bremerella sp. P1:
- the gspG gene encoding type II secretion system major pseudopilin GspG gives MTLSRRRRRAAAGFTLIEVLLVLVILVILGSIVGVSVFGVQKQALEKAAKTQVESIESAIKFYKLNMNKAPESLDNLITQPSDDKGNKWKGPYWEEDTIPLDPWENEYQYEVNGADYKVWSMGPDGASGTEDDING, from the coding sequence ATGACCCTTTCTCGACGTCGCCGCCGTGCGGCAGCCGGTTTTACGCTCATTGAAGTTCTGTTGGTGCTCGTGATCCTGGTGATTCTCGGTTCGATCGTGGGTGTCTCGGTTTTTGGTGTCCAGAAGCAAGCCCTCGAAAAGGCAGCCAAAACTCAGGTCGAAAGCATCGAGAGCGCTATCAAGTTCTACAAGCTGAACATGAACAAGGCCCCTGAATCGCTCGACAACCTGATCACTCAGCCTTCGGACGACAAGGGCAACAAGTGGAAAGGTCCTTACTGGGAAGAGGACACCATTCCGCTCGACCCATGGGAAAATGAATACCAGTACGAAGTCAACGGTGCAGACTACAAGGTCTGGTCGATGGGCCCTGACGGAGCCAGCGGCACCGAAGACGACATCAACGGCTAA
- a CDS encoding type II secretion system F family protein, with translation MPDFAYVARNLQGQKVSGKLSAQSEGEVINSLNAKSLFPIEVKQEKQGARFRIGGKRVSPQQAATFYAQLASLVRSGVPLMRSLNVLNDQASNPALKAVLEDVRGRVEEGEPLDAAMARHPRAFSDMAINMVRAGAEGGFLEDALERVAAFTEEQEDLKGRTLSALAYPIFLAVVGSAILTFLIVFFVPSFEEMFARLRERGQLPAITDWLLWFSGTLNSYGLFILIGIIGLFVYFRTALKSETGKRRLDYFKIKVPLLGSIMLDLSVARFCRVLGTMLKNGVPILRALEISREAAGNRILASAIEEASENISSGESLASPLSSSGYFPKTVVEMISVAEESNSLDRVLVEIADGLERRTTRRLDLAVRLLEPIMLLVMAFIVLIVVIALLLPVFRMSSAL, from the coding sequence ATGCCAGACTTCGCTTATGTCGCACGTAACCTGCAAGGCCAAAAGGTCTCTGGCAAGTTGTCTGCGCAGTCGGAAGGAGAAGTGATCAATTCGCTGAATGCGAAGAGTCTCTTCCCGATTGAAGTTAAGCAGGAGAAACAAGGGGCCCGTTTCCGCATCGGTGGCAAGCGAGTCAGTCCGCAGCAAGCGGCCACCTTCTATGCTCAATTAGCCTCACTGGTTCGCAGCGGTGTCCCGCTGATGCGATCGCTGAATGTGCTCAACGATCAGGCCTCGAATCCGGCACTCAAAGCAGTGCTGGAAGACGTTCGCGGCCGAGTCGAGGAAGGGGAACCTCTCGACGCCGCGATGGCACGACATCCGCGTGCTTTCAGCGACATGGCCATCAACATGGTTCGTGCCGGTGCCGAAGGTGGCTTCCTGGAAGACGCCCTGGAGCGTGTTGCTGCGTTTACGGAAGAGCAAGAAGATCTTAAAGGCCGAACACTCAGCGCCTTGGCTTACCCGATCTTCTTAGCTGTCGTGGGCTCGGCCATTTTGACATTCCTGATCGTGTTCTTCGTACCGAGCTTTGAAGAGATGTTCGCTCGCCTGCGAGAACGCGGTCAATTGCCGGCAATCACTGACTGGCTGCTCTGGTTCAGCGGAACGTTGAACAGCTATGGGCTGTTTATCTTGATAGGGATCATTGGCTTGTTCGTTTATTTCCGAACGGCCTTGAAATCGGAAACCGGTAAACGCCGACTCGACTATTTCAAAATCAAAGTCCCCCTGCTCGGCTCGATCATGCTGGATTTGTCTGTCGCGCGGTTCTGCCGCGTGCTGGGTACCATGCTGAAGAACGGGGTTCCCATTCTTCGCGCCTTGGAGATCAGCCGCGAAGCAGCCGGCAATCGGATCCTGGCCTCAGCCATTGAAGAGGCTTCCGAGAACATTTCGTCCGGGGAATCGCTCGCCTCGCCGCTGAGCAGTTCAGGCTACTTCCCCAAGACCGTCGTCGAAATGATCAGTGTCGCGGAAGAATCCAATTCGCTCGATCGCGTTTTGGTCGAAATCGCCGACGGCTTAGAACGAAGAACGACGCGCCGGCTCGACCTGGCCGTTCGCTTGTTAGAACCAATCATGTTGTTGGTCATGGCGTTCATCGTGTTGATCGTTGTGATCGCATTGCTGCTGCCTGTCTTCCGGATGAGCAGTGCGTTGTAG
- a CDS encoding GspE/PulE family protein has protein sequence MVDAGEILLSCGLLTPEQADIVRNEQESSADFIPKAVQLSFVEEDEALKALATAVGLDYIDLNHTEVDTALIKSIPQRLIYRQSLLPVRRENGSIVVATSDPFDLYPLDEVASATGLSVVPVLAGRTEIAKLIKANLGVGGETVEGMLARKEEEEAGVELLQDLDDEGGELAEIEQEASVIRLVNEILLEAIESRASDVHIESQSNNTVVIRYRIDGMLHSQPVPPEINYFQAAIISRLKIMSRLNIAEKRLPQDGRMKLKVRGREIDVRVSVIPMIHGESIVMRILDKGSLTFDLQKLGMDRDVYAQFQKIIRQPHGIILVTGPTGSGKTTTLYSSLLEIKDEATKIITTEDPVEYQLDGINQIQVHSKIGLTFSASLRSILRHDPDVVLVGEIRDLETAENAIQASLTGHLVFSTLHTNDAAGAFARMVDMGVEPFLIASTVEGVMAQRLVRRLCPECKQPHEVHRVDLPDDFPWDDLQEQDEKRLFHPVGCRKCRGVGYTGRMGIYELLTSTEDLRQMVHDNVSTWEIKQAAMKQGMSTLRQYGWRKVLSGQTSVEEILRVTKSDNLRGH, from the coding sequence ATGGTCGATGCTGGTGAAATTCTGTTGAGTTGCGGATTATTGACGCCTGAACAGGCCGATATCGTACGTAACGAACAAGAATCGAGCGCGGACTTCATCCCCAAAGCCGTCCAACTTTCCTTTGTTGAAGAGGACGAGGCCCTCAAGGCATTAGCAACCGCAGTGGGCCTCGACTATATCGACCTCAACCATACCGAGGTCGACACGGCCCTCATTAAATCGATTCCTCAGCGGCTCATATATCGCCAATCGCTGCTGCCGGTACGACGTGAGAATGGCAGTATTGTCGTTGCCACCAGCGACCCGTTCGATCTCTATCCGTTAGACGAAGTTGCTTCGGCAACTGGCCTCAGTGTTGTCCCGGTCCTGGCAGGGCGAACCGAGATTGCCAAGCTAATCAAAGCCAACCTGGGTGTCGGTGGTGAGACCGTCGAAGGGATGTTGGCTCGGAAAGAGGAAGAAGAAGCCGGCGTCGAGCTGCTGCAAGACCTCGACGACGAAGGGGGCGAACTGGCCGAGATCGAACAGGAAGCTTCGGTCATTCGCCTGGTGAACGAAATCTTGCTCGAAGCGATCGAATCGCGAGCCAGTGACGTTCACATTGAATCCCAATCCAATAACACCGTCGTCATCCGTTACCGCATCGACGGCATGCTCCACTCGCAGCCGGTGCCGCCGGAAATCAACTACTTCCAGGCCGCCATTATCAGCCGCTTGAAAATCATGTCGCGGCTGAACATTGCCGAAAAGCGACTACCGCAAGACGGTCGTATGAAGTTGAAAGTTCGCGGTCGAGAAATCGATGTGCGTGTGTCGGTGATCCCCATGATCCATGGCGAGAGTATCGTCATGCGTATTCTGGACAAAGGATCGCTCACCTTCGACCTGCAAAAGCTGGGGATGGACCGTGACGTCTACGCCCAGTTCCAAAAGATCATTCGTCAGCCGCACGGTATCATTCTCGTCACGGGGCCAACGGGCTCTGGTAAAACGACGACGCTATATAGTTCCTTGCTGGAAATCAAAGACGAAGCAACCAAGATCATCACCACCGAAGACCCGGTGGAATACCAGCTGGATGGAATCAACCAGATTCAGGTCCACTCGAAGATTGGCCTGACGTTCAGTGCTTCGCTGCGAAGCATCTTGCGTCATGACCCGGACGTCGTGCTGGTGGGTGAAATTCGTGACCTGGAAACCGCCGAAAACGCGATTCAAGCGTCCCTCACTGGTCACTTAGTGTTCAGCACGCTGCACACCAACGATGCTGCGGGTGCGTTTGCCCGTATGGTGGACATGGGCGTGGAACCCTTCCTGATCGCTTCGACCGTTGAAGGGGTCATGGCTCAGCGTCTGGTGCGTCGGTTGTGTCCTGAGTGCAAACAGCCGCACGAAGTACATCGAGTCGATCTACCGGATGACTTTCCGTGGGATGACCTGCAAGAGCAGGACGAAAAGCGACTCTTTCACCCGGTGGGTTGCCGCAAGTGCCGTGGCGTCGGTTACACCGGGCGTATGGGTATCTACGAGTTGCTGACTTCGACCGAAGACCTGCGGCAGATGGTTCACGACAACGTGAGCACCTGGGAAATCAAGCAAGCGGCCATGAAACAAGGAATGTCGACCTTGCGGCAATACGGTTGGCGAAAGGTCCTCAGCGGACAAACATCGGTTGAGGAAATTCTTCGTGTCACCAAGAGTGATAATCTTCGCGGACATTAG
- a CDS encoding pentapeptide repeat-containing protein encodes MIEIRHKSSGEVLRQIKLETLAGAKLSSLPLCGAWLVEQNLIEAILDIADLREADLSRAILEKASFQDACLADANLGHVVAAGADFSNAKLRAATLSEGNFSGCSFRYADMNGTHCEGAKLSDCDLSMAKLRGNFSLANLNRSDLRASDLKGANLRRASLKKACLEGAIFIGADLTDANLEGAKLTGAKFFNAILRGTVLEGSEMDVRVGSGATAKKNKSASKSWWNVWS; translated from the coding sequence ATGATCGAAATACGCCACAAGTCATCCGGAGAGGTGCTTCGCCAAATCAAGCTTGAGACTTTGGCAGGGGCGAAGCTTTCTAGTTTGCCGCTTTGCGGCGCGTGGCTGGTTGAGCAAAACTTGATCGAAGCGATTCTAGACATTGCGGATCTGCGCGAAGCCGACTTGAGCCGTGCGATTCTGGAAAAAGCAAGCTTTCAGGATGCCTGCTTGGCCGATGCGAATCTGGGCCATGTCGTCGCTGCAGGGGCCGACTTTTCCAACGCGAAGCTTCGAGCGGCAACGCTTTCGGAGGGGAATTTTAGTGGGTGTAGTTTTCGCTACGCCGACATGAACGGCACGCACTGCGAAGGGGCGAAGCTTTCGGATTGCGACTTAAGCATGGCCAAACTCCGCGGCAACTTCTCACTCGCTAACTTGAACCGCTCAGACCTGCGGGCCTCGGACCTCAAGGGAGCCAACTTGCGCCGCGCATCCCTTAAGAAGGCTTGCCTGGAAGGGGCGATCTTCATTGGGGCAGATCTTACCGACGCAAACTTGGAAGGGGCCAAGCTGACAGGAGCCAAGTTTTTTAATGCGATCCTGCGCGGGACGGTGTTAGAAGGCTCCGAGATGGATGTCCGCGTGGGAAGTGGCGCCACGGCAAAAAAGAACAAATCAGCATCCAAGTCATGGTGGAATGTTTGGAGCTAA
- a CDS encoding ATP-binding response regulator — protein MPTILIVDDTPVDLHLIEAILKKDPANDSIAKAANGMEALEKLHANGEEVDLVVTDLNMPEMNGLELVMRMQTIYPEIPVILTTAHGSEQLAVQALEQGAACYVPKALIAERLVPTVQQVRALGVAEKNYERLTDCMRTAEFTFELQNEPALFERLVEMLQQICGSLGVCEDSGQVRLGMALEGALFSACYRGNLELTLDEIDQLQLGKPEALALVEARRMSEPYKERTVRVAAKMSSNRAQFEIAFDGPGIDPATIPDPNAANALDRIGNRGLVLMQAFMDEFEFDVAAKTIRFAKVRPEAT, from the coding sequence ATGCCCACCATCCTGATCGTCGATGATACGCCGGTCGATTTGCATCTTATCGAGGCCATTCTGAAGAAGGATCCTGCAAACGACTCAATCGCCAAGGCAGCAAATGGCATGGAAGCGCTGGAGAAGCTGCATGCCAACGGTGAAGAAGTCGATCTGGTTGTCACAGACTTGAACATGCCAGAGATGAATGGCCTGGAGTTGGTAATGCGGATGCAGACCATCTATCCAGAAATCCCCGTGATCCTGACAACCGCTCACGGTAGCGAACAGCTTGCCGTTCAGGCCTTGGAGCAGGGAGCAGCTTGCTACGTTCCAAAAGCATTAATTGCTGAACGGCTGGTACCCACCGTTCAGCAGGTTCGTGCTTTGGGCGTTGCCGAAAAGAACTACGAGCGTCTAACAGACTGCATGCGGACGGCCGAGTTCACCTTCGAATTGCAAAACGAACCCGCGCTGTTTGAACGCCTGGTGGAAATGCTTCAGCAGATTTGTGGAAGCCTGGGGGTCTGTGAAGACAGCGGCCAGGTTCGGTTAGGGATGGCACTCGAAGGGGCTCTGTTCAGTGCTTGTTACCGCGGCAATCTGGAATTAACCCTCGATGAGATCGATCAACTTCAACTAGGAAAGCCTGAGGCCTTGGCTTTGGTTGAAGCGCGTCGGATGAGCGAACCTTACAAGGAAAGAACGGTTCGTGTCGCCGCGAAGATGTCCTCGAACCGAGCACAATTTGAAATTGCCTTCGATGGACCGGGTATCGATCCGGCTACGATTCCTGATCCCAATGCGGCCAATGCGTTGGATCGCATCGGCAATCGTGGGTTGGTTTTGATGCAGGCTTTCATGGATGAATTCGAATTCGATGTGGCAGCGAAGACCATAAGGTTCGCCAAGGTTCGACCGGAAGCTACCTAG
- a CDS encoding response regulator: protein MIYSDLSKLLSNSTVAELPAYDIAVDATTHTKEVEEIFNANHDLPGILILVEDQLLGVVSREKFLEYMSRLFSRDLYSQRPVRLLYDAINIKPLELTHNIGIHEAARAALSRPRDIAYEPIAVRCEEKTYRLMSVHMLIQAQSHLLALANDMIQQQKEVADAANRAKGQFLANMSHEIRTPMNGIIGMADILLETQLTDSQREYLQMIKTSADALVGVINDILDFSKIEAGKLILEEIPFQLREALGDLMKTMAFRAHGKGLELVCHIRPDVPAEVLGDPVRLRQIIVNLVGNAIKFTESGEVVLRVESHEAEEGFVKLQFSVIDTGVGIPESALQKIFAAFEQADGSTTRKFGGTGLGLSICSRLVELMGGQIWVESEVDQGTSFHFSTVMKKGSATDARLAPFPQEALANHVTLVDDNDSALGVVAEMLGNWGLSLNPFHDGGVALAQWSSSADRQASQRVVIVDDSMPNIEGTEFLRRLQSDMGGQDAKAILLTHGVMSEKAVQELPCRIDAVVAKPVKQSDLFDALVTVLGYEELARRQERHSTTEGMPVTIHAKILLAEDNLVNQKLASLLLEKCGHEVHVVGDGRQAVEAWTSGDFELILMDVQMPIMDGFEATAEIRRIQSETGRKTPIISMTAHAMKGDRERCLEAGMDDYVTKPINAKILYEVIERVLTAKQLPSETREIPVASEPIQEEKIAEVETVAEPIEQEEEGPVELKLVNYAGALANVGGDHDLLVTLINVFMEDSQRLLKDMQDALESQDGPKLQRSAHSMKGSFGYFAVQKGIDAAKRMEDHGRDEKFDSAQEDLKILLEQFQAIGPELELITRGMIEI, encoded by the coding sequence ATGATATATTCCGATCTATCTAAATTGCTGAGCAACTCGACCGTCGCCGAACTTCCGGCCTACGACATCGCAGTCGATGCGACGACGCATACCAAAGAAGTCGAAGAGATCTTCAACGCCAACCATGATCTTCCCGGAATTCTCATTCTGGTCGAAGATCAACTGTTGGGAGTCGTCTCGCGCGAAAAGTTTCTCGAGTACATGAGTCGACTCTTCTCGCGAGATCTGTACTCACAGCGTCCCGTGCGGCTTTTGTATGACGCAATCAACATTAAGCCTCTCGAACTGACTCACAATATTGGGATTCACGAAGCGGCAAGGGCTGCGTTGAGTCGCCCTCGTGATATTGCCTATGAGCCAATCGCTGTTCGGTGCGAAGAAAAGACCTATCGCTTGATGTCAGTCCACATGCTGATTCAAGCTCAGTCGCATCTGTTGGCCTTGGCCAATGACATGATTCAGCAGCAAAAGGAAGTTGCCGACGCCGCAAACCGAGCGAAGGGGCAGTTCCTGGCCAACATGAGTCACGAGATTCGCACGCCAATGAACGGCATCATTGGAATGGCGGATATTCTGCTCGAAACGCAGTTGACTGATTCTCAGCGGGAATACCTTCAGATGATTAAGACTTCGGCCGATGCGCTGGTCGGAGTGATCAACGATATCCTCGATTTCTCAAAGATCGAGGCAGGCAAGCTCATACTGGAAGAAATTCCCTTCCAACTGCGCGAGGCACTTGGCGATTTGATGAAAACGATGGCCTTTCGCGCGCACGGGAAAGGCTTGGAACTGGTCTGCCATATTCGACCCGATGTGCCGGCGGAAGTACTGGGCGATCCCGTGCGATTACGGCAGATTATCGTCAACCTGGTGGGCAATGCCATCAAGTTCACAGAGTCAGGCGAAGTGGTGCTGCGTGTCGAGAGTCACGAGGCGGAAGAAGGCTTCGTCAAACTTCAGTTCAGTGTCATCGATACAGGCGTGGGGATTCCGGAGTCGGCGCTGCAAAAGATATTCGCGGCGTTTGAACAAGCCGATGGTTCTACGACACGAAAGTTCGGAGGTACAGGGCTAGGGCTTTCCATTTGTTCACGACTGGTCGAACTCATGGGAGGACAGATCTGGGTTGAAAGTGAAGTCGATCAAGGTACATCGTTTCACTTTTCAACCGTGATGAAGAAGGGGAGTGCAACCGACGCACGGCTTGCTCCCTTCCCACAAGAAGCACTTGCGAACCATGTGACCCTTGTTGACGACAATGACTCGGCCTTAGGTGTTGTTGCCGAAATGTTGGGGAATTGGGGGCTATCCCTGAATCCGTTCCATGATGGCGGCGTGGCTCTGGCTCAATGGAGTTCGTCAGCCGATCGTCAGGCATCGCAACGCGTTGTGATTGTTGATGATTCTATGCCGAACATCGAAGGGACGGAGTTCCTTCGTCGGCTGCAGTCCGACATGGGCGGACAGGATGCCAAGGCCATCTTGCTGACCCATGGAGTCATGAGTGAAAAGGCAGTCCAGGAACTCCCTTGCCGAATTGATGCTGTGGTTGCCAAACCAGTCAAACAATCCGATTTGTTCGATGCGCTGGTCACGGTGTTAGGTTACGAGGAACTGGCGCGTCGTCAGGAACGTCATTCAACGACCGAGGGAATGCCTGTCACGATTCACGCCAAGATCTTGCTGGCCGAAGATAACCTGGTGAATCAGAAACTGGCGTCGCTCCTTCTGGAGAAGTGTGGTCACGAGGTTCACGTCGTAGGGGACGGTAGACAAGCTGTCGAAGCCTGGACATCTGGTGATTTCGAATTGATTCTGATGGACGTTCAGATGCCCATCATGGATGGATTTGAAGCGACCGCCGAGATCCGCAGAATTCAATCGGAAACGGGACGTAAGACGCCGATCATTTCCATGACCGCTCATGCGATGAAGGGGGACCGGGAACGCTGCCTGGAAGCCGGCATGGACGATTACGTTACCAAGCCAATCAATGCGAAGATCCTGTATGAAGTGATCGAACGGGTCTTAACTGCGAAGCAGTTGCCAAGCGAGACCCGAGAAATCCCCGTCGCTAGTGAGCCTATCCAAGAAGAAAAAATCGCGGAAGTTGAAACCGTGGCCGAACCGATTGAACAAGAAGAGGAGGGACCTGTTGAGTTGAAGTTGGTGAACTACGCAGGTGCCTTGGCGAATGTCGGCGGCGATCACGATTTACTGGTGACGCTCATTAACGTCTTCATGGAAGATAGTCAGCGTCTGTTGAAAGACATGCAAGACGCCCTCGAAAGCCAAGACGGGCCGAAGCTTCAGCGTAGTGCACACAGCATGAAGGGCTCGTTTGGATACTTCGCTGTCCAAAAAGGAATTGATGCCGCCAAACGAATGGAAGATCACGGGCGTGATGAGAAATTCGACTCAGCTCAGGAGGACCTGAAGATCCTCCTTGAGCAATTTCAGGCAATTGGCCCCGAGCTTGAATTGATTACTCGGGGCATGATTGAGATCTAG
- a CDS encoding secretin N-terminal domain-containing protein — protein sequence MGSLALVLEDETANELQLSDEVRGKLRTLAYEREKQALDMALELKGASPEEKQAKLDAYVAASEKQAMALLTPEQQEKLEKLKVKQAGLASILDPAIAGQLNLADWQKEELARPLAAAQKPDAGPREVAEFERFANRLLSPSQRAKWEELAGISNNPETIPADQVVPPNREEMAAANAPSATSPSDTGAAPGDNSMKFSFRYQPWGDVLDWFAEQSDLSLVMDSPPPGTFNYTDGKPYSPSEAIDLLNSILLTKGYTLVRREKMLIVVNLEDGIPPNLVATVSMEELDNRGEYELVSCLFDLKKMTAEEAEAEITKLIGPQGAVVALTQSQQVFVTETAGRLRTIRDMIQAVENPFGSDVTVVETKNLMAEEILAVVRQLMGMEDGSNTASDGSIRLATDTLGTKIFLTGKKDAVEKVQKLISQVDVPGGGLGSSPADQLQLEVYPLGTLDPSTTLQVMQTLLAGNPDVRLAIDENTGNLIALARGGEHATVKATLTQMQRDSKQVEVIQLMVVDPQMAVLSINKLFGGSGETPNPNAPIIDADPLTSQLLVRGTGEQIDQIKDLLMKMGEDPEAALAMRTDRGNIRSIPLSGTAAERVLNELEMLWPTVSTSRIRVVRPSSPPAVRGFSPDTPPAESPATTGKSSADEARNDQPKLDSEASLSRNSKFQFVAYGDDDAPAAPAKQVPVITTAQGPGSPSNIQAAPQAGGAKTPGEIVVMMGPNGLVIASEDQEALDKLEALIETLSARYSSSAEYSVYYLRYVKADVAAQMLQSILTGVAPSDDGGGSLMGDIASEMLGGGGGLMGSLMGLGSSSSSTSLTGGSLSIIPDMRLNALVVQASVEDLDKIDQLLKIMDQPHSPEQVETKRTPRMIPVLFTNAQEIASIVQTVYADRIASTGGGQQQRQPSPEDFIRALRGGRGGREGGGGGAQSEPEKMTIGVDTRSNSLVVSAPDPLFEEVKSLVEELDQAGDDTNQTMQVVKVRSSNPETIQKALSSLTGQPVTVNSTGANTSNGNSSGSNNNAAPAPNPDEMRQRMEMFQRIRDQMQRGGGDSGQRGGSDRGGRTGGGPPAAGGRGGFSGGGRGGR from the coding sequence GTGGGATCCCTTGCGCTCGTTCTGGAAGACGAAACGGCGAACGAACTTCAGCTGAGCGACGAGGTGCGCGGAAAGCTGAGAACCCTGGCGTACGAACGTGAGAAACAAGCCCTGGATATGGCCCTGGAACTGAAAGGGGCATCGCCGGAAGAGAAGCAGGCTAAGCTCGATGCATATGTCGCGGCGTCCGAAAAACAGGCAATGGCCCTGTTAACCCCTGAGCAGCAAGAGAAGCTAGAGAAACTCAAGGTCAAACAGGCCGGGCTTGCCTCGATTTTGGATCCTGCGATCGCTGGTCAGTTGAATCTGGCTGATTGGCAGAAAGAGGAACTAGCACGACCGCTGGCAGCCGCTCAAAAGCCAGACGCTGGCCCACGTGAAGTGGCCGAATTTGAGCGATTTGCCAATCGACTCTTGAGTCCTTCGCAACGAGCCAAGTGGGAAGAACTCGCTGGCATCTCGAACAACCCGGAAACGATTCCTGCTGATCAGGTCGTACCACCGAATCGCGAAGAGATGGCTGCGGCCAATGCCCCATCGGCCACGTCCCCGTCGGATACCGGCGCAGCACCTGGCGACAACTCAATGAAGTTCAGCTTCCGTTATCAGCCGTGGGGTGACGTGCTCGACTGGTTTGCCGAGCAGTCGGACCTATCCCTGGTCATGGACTCCCCTCCCCCAGGCACGTTCAACTACACCGACGGAAAACCCTATTCTCCATCCGAAGCCATCGACCTGCTCAACAGTATCTTGCTGACCAAGGGCTACACGTTGGTTCGCCGTGAAAAAATGCTGATCGTGGTGAACCTCGAAGATGGGATTCCGCCAAACCTTGTGGCGACTGTCTCGATGGAAGAATTGGACAATCGTGGCGAGTACGAATTGGTCAGCTGTCTTTTCGACCTGAAGAAAATGACAGCCGAAGAAGCCGAAGCCGAAATCACCAAGTTGATTGGTCCTCAAGGGGCCGTGGTTGCTCTGACGCAGTCTCAGCAAGTTTTCGTCACGGAAACGGCAGGTCGCCTGCGGACGATCCGCGACATGATTCAAGCGGTCGAAAATCCCTTTGGTAGTGACGTTACCGTTGTGGAAACGAAGAACCTGATGGCCGAAGAAATCCTGGCCGTCGTTCGTCAACTGATGGGAATGGAAGACGGATCGAACACGGCCTCTGACGGCTCCATTCGTTTGGCGACCGATACTCTCGGAACCAAGATCTTCCTGACGGGCAAGAAAGACGCTGTCGAGAAAGTCCAGAAGCTGATCAGCCAAGTCGATGTGCCTGGCGGTGGCCTAGGAAGTTCGCCGGCCGATCAATTGCAGCTGGAAGTTTATCCCCTCGGCACCCTTGATCCATCGACAACCTTGCAGGTCATGCAGACACTGCTGGCGGGCAATCCGGACGTTCGACTGGCCATCGACGAGAACACCGGCAATCTGATCGCATTGGCTCGTGGCGGCGAACATGCCACCGTCAAGGCAACACTAACCCAGATGCAACGCGACTCGAAGCAAGTGGAAGTCATTCAGCTGATGGTCGTCGATCCGCAAATGGCCGTCCTCTCGATCAACAAGCTGTTTGGAGGCTCTGGCGAGACGCCTAATCCTAATGCTCCGATCATCGATGCCGACCCGCTGACTTCTCAGCTTCTAGTGCGTGGCACGGGCGAACAAATCGATCAGATCAAAGACCTGCTCATGAAAATGGGGGAAGACCCTGAGGCTGCCCTGGCGATGAGAACGGACCGAGGTAACATTCGTTCCATTCCACTTTCTGGTACCGCAGCCGAACGAGTCTTGAATGAACTTGAGATGCTGTGGCCAACGGTCAGCACCAGTCGAATTCGCGTTGTGCGTCCTTCTTCTCCCCCGGCCGTGCGAGGCTTCAGTCCCGACACGCCGCCGGCAGAATCTCCTGCGACGACCGGCAAGTCTTCCGCTGACGAGGCCCGCAATGATCAGCCAAAGTTAGATTCTGAAGCGAGCCTATCGCGAAACAGCAAGTTTCAATTTGTGGCTTACGGGGATGATGACGCTCCCGCGGCTCCGGCCAAACAGGTTCCCGTTATCACCACGGCCCAGGGTCCCGGCAGCCCATCAAATATCCAAGCGGCCCCGCAAGCCGGCGGAGCGAAGACACCCGGCGAAATCGTGGTCATGATGGGTCCTAACGGGCTGGTGATCGCATCGGAAGATCAGGAAGCGTTAGACAAGCTCGAGGCACTCATCGAAACGCTGAGTGCTCGCTACTCGTCTTCCGCCGAGTACTCTGTCTATTATCTCCGCTACGTGAAAGCGGATGTTGCGGCTCAGATGCTGCAAAGCATTCTGACCGGCGTCGCACCAAGCGACGACGGTGGTGGCTCGCTGATGGGTGATATCGCTTCAGAGATGCTCGGTGGTGGCGGCGGCCTGATGGGCTCGCTCATGGGGCTCGGCTCCAGCAGTTCCAGCACTTCGCTTACCGGCGGTTCCCTGAGCATCATCCCGGATATGCGACTCAATGCATTGGTGGTTCAAGCAAGCGTGGAAGACCTGGACAAGATCGACCAGTTGCTGAAGATCATGGACCAGCCGCACAGCCCAGAACAGGTTGAAACCAAACGAACGCCAAGGATGATTCCCGTTTTGTTTACCAACGCTCAAGAGATTGCCAGCATTGTCCAAACCGTCTACGCCGATCGTATCGCCAGCACAGGTGGCGGACAACAGCAGCGTCAGCCTTCTCCGGAAGACTTCATCCGGGCGCTGCGAGGCGGTCGCGGTGGCCGCGAAGGTGGTGGCGGTGGTGCCCAAAGCGAACCTGAAAAGATGACGATTGGTGTTGATACCCGCAGTAACTCGCTTGTGGTTTCCGCTCCTGACCCGTTGTTTGAAGAAGTGAAGTCGCTGGTCGAAGAGCTTGATCAGGCCGGCGATGACACCAATCAGACGATGCAAGTCGTTAAGGTTCGCAGCTCGAACCCAGAAACGATCCAAAAAGCGCTGTCATCGCTGACTGGTCAGCCTGTCACGGTGAATTCGACCGGTGCGAACACTTCCAACGGCAACTCGAGCGGCTCGAACAATAATGCCGCGCCGGCACCCAACCCGGATGAAATGCGTCAACGTATGGAGATGTTCCAGCGAATTCGTGACCAGATGCAGCGTGGAGGAGGTGACAGTGGTCAGCGCGGTGGTTCTGATCGTGGTGGCCGCACCGGTGGAGGTCCTCCGGCCGCGGGTGGTCGCGGAGGATTTAGTGGTGGTGGCCGAGGTGGTCGCTAA